One Gemmatimonadota bacterium DNA window includes the following coding sequences:
- the moaA gene encoding GTP 3',8-cyclase MoaA: MSDLLDTLQRPIRDLRISVTDKCNFRCPYCMPAEIFGEKYEFLPKAEILTFEEIARLARIFVDLGVTKIRVTGGEPLLRRDLETLIAKLSQINGVQDLTLTTNGYLLGTKAQSLKNAGLHRLTVSLDAIDDQTFNLMSGRTHGTERVLEGIRAAEKAGFQAIKINAVVQKGINDHLVIDLAQHFHNTGHILRFIEFMDVGTRNNWNMDQILPAAEIIDRIHTVLPLEPLDPNYTGEVAKRYRYLDGGGEIGVIASVTQPFCGDCTRARLSTDGKVYTCLFTSEGTDLRDALRQGASNADLRDQIIQIWHHRTDRYSEIRSEHTPATRKIEMYQIGG, from the coding sequence ATGTCCGACCTCCTCGACACATTGCAACGCCCCATCCGCGACCTGCGTATTTCGGTCACCGACAAATGCAACTTCCGCTGCCCCTATTGCATGCCCGCCGAGATTTTTGGCGAAAAGTACGAATTTCTTCCCAAAGCAGAAATCCTCACCTTTGAAGAAATCGCCCGCCTCGCCAGGATCTTCGTCGATCTCGGCGTCACAAAAATCCGCGTCACCGGCGGTGAACCCCTCCTGCGCCGAGACCTCGAAACCCTCATCGCCAAACTATCACAGATCAACGGTGTACAAGATCTCACCCTCACCACCAATGGCTACCTCCTCGGCACCAAAGCACAGAGCCTCAAAAACGCCGGCCTGCACCGCCTCACCGTGAGCCTTGACGCGATTGACGACCAGACCTTTAATCTCATGAGCGGTCGCACCCATGGCACCGAACGCGTACTCGAAGGCATCCGCGCTGCTGAAAAAGCGGGCTTTCAAGCCATAAAAATCAACGCAGTCGTTCAAAAAGGCATAAACGATCACCTCGTTATCGACCTTGCCCAACACTTCCACAACACGGGACACATCCTGCGATTCATCGAGTTTATGGACGTGGGCACTCGCAACAACTGGAACATGGACCAGATCTTGCCCGCCGCAGAAATTATCGACCGCATTCACACCGTCTTACCCCTCGAGCCCCTTGACCCCAACTACACAGGCGAAGTCGCAAAACGCTATCGCTATCTTGATGGCGGTGGTGAAATCGGCGTCATCGCCTCTGTCACGCAGCCCTTTTGCGGCGACTGCACGCGCGCCCGCTTATCCACCGACGGCAAAGTCTATACCTGTCTCTTCACCTCAGAGGGAACAGACTTGCGCGATGCCTTGCGACAAGGCGCGTCCAACGCCGACCTCCGAGACCAGATCATCCAGATATGGCATCACAGGACGGATCGCTACTCCGAAATCCGCTCTGAACACACCCCTGCAACTCGCAAAATCGAAATGTATCAAATCGGGGGATAA
- a CDS encoding endonuclease/exonuclease/phosphatase family protein, producing the protein MQKHVRMTYLAFLILLLFFACGPQPAEIKIATYNIYWLDDGISNARQERLQTVINKLDADIIGFQEIQSKSALERILPDHYTIGMLDDPEERQELAIAVRDPFEITDLKMVFPEKVHDQAFPRKRDLLQAYVEGYGRRLIILVHHAKSRSGGRAKTNARREASATMTMRYLTSRVKYDHIVLLGDFNDNPDDRSLNILESGNPDAFPGIDQVPDAFLYNTSESLLDSNYCSYGYNYLYDKIESDLFDPMVSGARAENNKWRDKPHNFARDVKVKAILFDQILVSQNLKNHVQSSGIFTHAEAVKGTRSRIRFSGDEIVYTTRGDFASDHVPVWTILKF; encoded by the coding sequence ATGCAAAAACATGTACGGATGACATATCTCGCCTTTCTGATACTGCTTCTATTTTTTGCGTGTGGCCCACAGCCCGCCGAGATCAAAATTGCGACTTACAATATCTATTGGCTCGACGATGGGATTTCCAATGCGCGCCAGGAGCGCCTGCAAACAGTCATAAACAAACTCGATGCGGACATCATCGGCTTCCAGGAAATCCAATCAAAATCCGCCCTCGAGCGCATATTGCCCGACCACTATACCATTGGCATGCTCGATGATCCCGAAGAACGCCAGGAACTCGCCATAGCCGTACGCGACCCATTTGAAATTACCGACCTCAAAATGGTCTTTCCAGAAAAAGTACACGACCAGGCATTTCCCCGAAAACGCGATCTCCTCCAGGCCTATGTCGAAGGATATGGCCGCCGCTTGATTATTCTGGTTCATCACGCCAAATCGCGATCGGGTGGTCGCGCCAAAACCAACGCGCGCCGAGAAGCCAGCGCGACCATGACCATGCGCTATCTCACCAGCCGCGTAAAATACGACCATATTGTATTGCTCGGCGACTTCAACGACAACCCCGACGATCGCTCGCTCAACATTCTCGAATCCGGCAATCCCGACGCGTTTCCCGGAATCGACCAGGTACCCGATGCATTTCTCTACAACACATCCGAGAGCCTGTTAGATTCGAATTATTGCTCGTATGGATACAACTATCTCTATGACAAAATCGAAAGTGATCTCTTTGATCCTATGGTCTCAGGTGCACGCGCAGAAAACAACAAATGGCGGGACAAACCCCACAATTTTGCCCGAGACGTCAAAGTCAAAGCAATCCTTTTCGACCAAATCCTCGTATCCCAAAACCTGAAGAATCACGTCCAATCATCGGGCATTTTCACCCACGCCGAAGCCGTGAAGGGAACCCGCTCGCGCATCCGCTTTTCCGGTGACGAAATCGTCTATACCACACGCGGCGACTTTGCTTCGGATCACGTGCCCGTGTGGACAATCTTAAAATTCTAA